In Brachypodium distachyon strain Bd21 chromosome 2, Brachypodium_distachyon_v3.0, whole genome shotgun sequence, one genomic interval encodes:
- the LOC100845169 gene encoding lipid droplet-associated hydrolase isoform X2, translating to MPRARLLTPPFPTRTQATARVFMVSSFATELLEIRSREPKPSLHVLVIPGNPGIVGFYKDFVEELYENIGGQASITAIGHISHGRKDYENGRLFSLHDQIDHKVDFIEQELLHTEQSIILVGHSIGAYIGLEIFKRLQKKVKCFVGLYPFLTLNKNSMQQSAIGYIARSSLLSKGVSLFASFIGSLQASVRRSIVRRFLGSSWSAAAVDAGSSHLLQYHTMCNVLFMAKTEFLKLHEELDWCFIRAEQDQIAFLFGDDDHWGPLAHLEEISKHAPGAALSVETEGHTHGYCCTEAGSFWVADYVADLIKTKC from the exons ATGCCGAGAGCGAGGCTCCTCACGCCGCCGTTCCCCACGAGGACGCAGGCCACGGCCAGGGTGTTCATGGTCTCCAG CTTTGCCACTGAGTTGCTCGAGATAAGATCCAGAGAGCCCAAGCCATCCCTTCACGTGCTGGTCATCCCCGGCAATCCAG GTATTGTTGGATTCTATAAGGATTTTGTCGAAGAGCTGTACGAAAACATCGGTGGGCAGGCATCAATTACAG CGATAGGGCATATTTCACATGGCCGGAAG GATTATGAGAATGGACGATTGTTTTCATTGCATGACCAAATTGATCACAAG GTTGATTTTATTGAGCAAGAACTTCTACATACTGAACAATCAATAATTTTG GTGGGTCATTCCATTGGTGCATACATAGGTTTGGAAATATTCAAAAGACTGCAGAAGAAG GTAAAATGTTTTGTAGGATTATATCCATTTTTGACATTGAACAAGAATTCGATGCAGCAATCAGCAATTGGATATATTGCAAG GTCATCTCTCCTTAGCAAAGGGGTTAGTTTGTTTGCATCTTTTATCGGCTCACTCCAAGCTTCAGTTAGAAGGAGCATTGTGAGAAGGTTCCTTGGATCTTCTTGGTCTGCAGCGGCCGTAGATGCTGGATCCAGCCACCTCTTGCAG TACCATACAATGTGTAATGTCCTTTTCATGGCAAAGACAGAGTTCCTAAAG CTTCATGAGGAACTGGACTGGTGTTTCATCAGAGCAGAACAGGACCAAATTGCTTTTCTGTTTGGTGATGACGACCACTGGGGTCCATTGGCTCACTTGGAAGAG ATCTCAAAGCATGCTCCAGGTGCAGCCTTGTCGGTCGAAACAGAAGGTCACACGCACGGCTATTGTTGCACGGAGGCTGGATCCTTTTGGGTTGCTGACTACGTGGCAGACTTGATTAAAACCAAGTGCTGA
- the LOC100845778 gene encoding serine/arginine-rich splicing factor SR45 isoform X1: MAKPRRGRSGSRSSSGSSSRSASSGSGSSRSRSRSRSLSSSSSASRSRSPPAAKRSSPGARKGRSPSPPPKKGSPSRKGRSASPPPKKASPPRKASPAPESVVLHVDHLSRNVNEAHLKEIFGSFGEVVNVELSMDRIVNLPRGYGYIEFKKRADAEKALLYMDGGQIDGNVVKLRFTLTPRQKASSPIKPPPPPPKRDVPQNDKGAASAEKDAQPRPRESSPRRKPPSPPRKRSPPNRRVESPRRPSDPSPRRRADSPIRRRPDPSPVRRGDRRPGSPIRRRSPSPPRRHRSPMRRGRGSPSPRRRSPGPLRRSPGPPRRRSPPPRRLRSPPRRPPPPPPRRHSRSPPPRRPLHSRSRSISPRRGRGPPLRRGRSDSSYSGSPSPPRKGPRRVSRSRSPRRPPRGRSISSNSGSSSSSPRRR, translated from the exons ATGGCGAAGCCACGCCGCGGCCGCTCCGGCTCGCGGTCgtcctccggctcctcctcccgctccgcgtcctccggctccggctcgtcccgctcgcgctcgcgctcccgctccttgtcgtcgtcgtcctccgcctcccggAGCCGCTCCCCTCCCGCTGCCAAGCGCAG TTCACCTGGAGCACGGAAAGGTCGATCTCCTTCACCCCCTCCTAAAAAGGGTTCACCATCAAGGAAAGGACGCTCAGCATCGCCCCCACCTAAAAAAGCTTCACCTCCTAG gaAAGCATCTCCTGCTCCTGAGTCGGTTGTTCTACATGTTGATCATCTATCCAGGAATGTTAATGAGGCTCATTTGAAAGAAATATTTG GGAGTTTTGGTGAAGTGGTGAATGTGGAGCTATCAATGGACCGAATT GTTAACCTTCCTCGTGGATACGGATACATTGAGTTCAAGAAGAGGGCTGATGCTGAGAAGGCTCTTCTTTACATGGATGGT GGTCAAATTGATGGAAATGTTGTCAAGCTGAGATTCACACTGACACCACGCCAAAAGGCTTCTTCACCTATTAAgccacctccccctcctccaAAAAGAGATGTTCCTCAGAATGATAAAGGTGCTGCTAGTGCTGAAAAGGATGCTCAGCCGCGACCTAGGGAAT CATCTCCACGAAGGAAGCCACCTTCACCTCCTCGAAAACGGTCTCCTCCAAATCGAAGGGTTGAATCACCCAGGCGTCCATCAGATCCATCTCCAAGGCGTCGTGCTGATTCTCCAATTCGTCGCCGACCAGATCCTTCCCCTGTTAGGCGTGGTGATAGAAGGCCGGGATCTCCAATTAGAAGACGTTCTCCTTCACCACCTAGAAGGCATAGGTCACCAATGAG GAGGGGCCGTGGCAGTCCATCACCGCGCAGACGTTCTCCTGGGCCTCTTagacgctcccctgggccTCCTAGACGTCG atcaccacccccaagGAGGTTGAGGAGCCCTCCAAgaaggccaccaccaccacctccgcgtCGTCATAGTcgttcccctcctcctcgccgccctctTCACTCTCGCTCAAGATCAATTTCTCCTCGTAG GGGCCGAGGACCTCCATTGAGGCGTGGAAGGTCAGATTCATCCTATTCCGGGTCACCTAGTCCTCCAAGAAAG GGACCAAGAAGGGTATCGCGGAGTCGCAGCCCTAGAAG GCCTCCTAGAGGAAGGAGCATCTCCAGCAACAGCGGGAGCAGCAGCTCTTCCCCTAGACGCAGGTAG
- the LOC100844861 gene encoding RNA-binding protein 24, producing MSAQGDTTLTKLFVGGLAWETTKEGVHGYFEQFGEIAEAAVIADRSTGRSKGYGFVTFREAAAATRACLDPYPVIDGRRANCNLAYLGLHKPKQPLQGPYAAVTHVHGGGNNNTRAMKAAAIAGGGGTSFFPDHGIQQGIPAAAAYNVYGYSPYFSDYSYQPLTYYQAYGASLAGGAPPSYQVFNGAGAVTAMAADPTGLIYPYFQQYGPAAGYNMPPMVYQPQYAAAGGGAVVPDVHPVGQAALQAQGTAMAPMTAPALPQYMLVSSMPVAPVTAPDHQKKKPLSSA from the exons ATGTCGGCGCAGGGCGACACGACGCTGACCAAGTTGTTCGTGGGCGGGCTGGCGTGGGAGACGACCAAGGAAGGCGTCCATGGCTACTTCGAGCAGTTCGGGGAGATTGCCGAGGCCGCCGTCATCGCCGACCGGAGCACCGGCAGATCCAAGGGCTACGGATTC GTTACGTTccgtgaggcggcggcggcgacgagagCGTGCTTGGATCCGTACCCGGTGATCGACGGCAGGAGGGCCAACTGCAACCTTGCCTACCTTGGGCTCCACAAGCCCAAGCAGCCTCTGCAAGGGCCATATGCTG CAGTGACTCATGTCCATGGCGGGGGCAACAACAACACGAGGGCAATGAAAGCTGCTGCCattgctggtggtggtggtaccAGCTTCTTCCCAGATCATGGCATCCAGCAAGGGATcccagcagctgctgcttACAACGTGTATGG gtacTCTCCATATTTCTCCGACTACAGCTATCAGCCTCTG ACCTACTACCAAGCGTACGGCGCTAGTCTCGCCGGTGGAGCGCCGCCGTCGTACCAGGTCTTCAACGGCGCCGGTGCGGTgacggcaatggcggcggaTCCTACTGGGCTGATCTATCCATACTTCCAGCAATACGGCCCAGCCGCTGGTTACAACATGCCGCCGATGGTGTACCAGCCGCAGTACgctgcggccggcggcggcgccgtcgtcccTGATGTGCATCCTGTCGGCCAGGCAGCACTTCAAGCTCAGG GCACGGCAATGGCGCCTATGACGGCTCCAGCTCTGCCTCAGTACATGCTCGTCTCTTCCATGCCTGTTGCTCCTGTGACAGCACCAGAccatcagaagaagaagccctTAAGCTCGGCCTAG
- the LOC100845169 gene encoding lipid droplet-associated hydrolase isoform X1, producing MPRARLLTPPFPTRTQATARVFMVSSFATELLEIRSREPKPSLHVLVIPGNPGIVGFYKDFVEELYENIGGQASITAIGHISHGRKDYENGRLFSLHDQIDHKVDFIEQELLHTEQSIILVGHSIGAYIGLEIFKRLQKKVKCFVGLYPFLTLNKNSMQQSAIGYIARSSLLSKGVSLFASFIGSLQASVRRSIVRRFLGSSWSAAAVDAGSSHLLQYHTMCNVLFMAKTEFLKTGLLPISPVYKSVPDHVSALQLHEELDWCFIRAEQDQIAFLFGDDDHWGPLAHLEEISKHAPGAALSVETEGHTHGYCCTEAGSFWVADYVADLIKTKC from the exons ATGCCGAGAGCGAGGCTCCTCACGCCGCCGTTCCCCACGAGGACGCAGGCCACGGCCAGGGTGTTCATGGTCTCCAG CTTTGCCACTGAGTTGCTCGAGATAAGATCCAGAGAGCCCAAGCCATCCCTTCACGTGCTGGTCATCCCCGGCAATCCAG GTATTGTTGGATTCTATAAGGATTTTGTCGAAGAGCTGTACGAAAACATCGGTGGGCAGGCATCAATTACAG CGATAGGGCATATTTCACATGGCCGGAAG GATTATGAGAATGGACGATTGTTTTCATTGCATGACCAAATTGATCACAAG GTTGATTTTATTGAGCAAGAACTTCTACATACTGAACAATCAATAATTTTG GTGGGTCATTCCATTGGTGCATACATAGGTTTGGAAATATTCAAAAGACTGCAGAAGAAG GTAAAATGTTTTGTAGGATTATATCCATTTTTGACATTGAACAAGAATTCGATGCAGCAATCAGCAATTGGATATATTGCAAG GTCATCTCTCCTTAGCAAAGGGGTTAGTTTGTTTGCATCTTTTATCGGCTCACTCCAAGCTTCAGTTAGAAGGAGCATTGTGAGAAGGTTCCTTGGATCTTCTTGGTCTGCAGCGGCCGTAGATGCTGGATCCAGCCACCTCTTGCAG TACCATACAATGTGTAATGTCCTTTTCATGGCAAAGACAGAGTTCCTAAAG ACTGGTCTTCTTCCTATTTCACCTGTGTACAAGTCAGTTCCTGATCATGTTAGTGCACTTCAGCTTCATGAGGAACTGGACTGGTGTTTCATCAGAGCAGAACAGGACCAAATTGCTTTTCTGTTTGGTGATGACGACCACTGGGGTCCATTGGCTCACTTGGAAGAG ATCTCAAAGCATGCTCCAGGTGCAGCCTTGTCGGTCGAAACAGAAGGTCACACGCACGGCTATTGTTGCACGGAGGCTGGATCCTTTTGGGTTGCTGACTACGTGGCAGACTTGATTAAAACCAAGTGCTGA
- the LOC100845473 gene encoding DNA mismatch repair protein MLH1 isoform X1 encodes MDVDDSAPRGGGEPPRIRRLEESVVNRIAAGEVIQRPSSAVKELVENSIDAGASTVSVAVKDGGLKLIQVSDDGHGIRFEDLPILCERHTTSKLSAYEDLQTIKSMGFRGEALASMTYVGHVTVTTITEGQLHGYRVSYRDGVMENDPKPCAAVKGTQVMVENLFYNMAARRKTLQNSNDDYPKIVDFISRFAVHHINVNFSCRKHGANRADVHSASTSSRLDAIRNVYGVSVVRDLMEIEVSDENAVDGIFTMDGFISNANYVAKKTTMILFINDRLVDCTSLKRAIEFVYSAILPQASKPFIYMSINLPREHVDVNIHPTKKEVSLLNQEHIIETIKDAIEEKLMNSNTTRIFQTQTVNSSALAQANTQKEKGTDVSTATGAKSQKIPVSQMVRTDPLDPSGRLHTYWHGQSSNLEKKSDLVSVRNVVRSRRNPKDAGDLSSRHELLTEIDSNLHPGLLDIVKNCTYVGVADEVFALIQHNTRLYLVNVINVSKELMYQQALCRFGNFNAIQLSEPAPLRELLTMALKDDESMRDENDKEKLEIAEVNTEILKENAEMINEYFSIHIDQGGNLTRLPVVLDQYTPDMDRLPEFILTLGNDVTWDVEKECFRTAAAAIGNFYALHPPILPNPSGNGIQLYKKNKDQMASGEHADNDLTSTAPTEEDDVDQELLAEAEATWAQREWTIQHVLFPSMRLFLKPPKSMATDGTFVQVASLEKLYKIFERC; translated from the exons ATGGACGTCGACGACTCGgcgccgcgcggcggcggggaaccGCCCCGCATCCGGCGGCTGGAGGAGTCGGTGGTGAACCGCATCGCGGCGGGGGAGGTGATCCAGCGGCCGTCGTCGGCGGTGAAGGAGCTCGTCGAGAACAGCATCGACGCCGGCGCCTCCAccgtctccgtcgccgtcAAGGACGGCGGCCTCAAGCTCATCCAGGTCTCCGACGACGGCCACGGCATCCGG TTTGAGGATTTGCCAATATTGTGTGAGAGGCATACTACCTCAAAGTTGTCTGCATATGAGGATCTACAGACAATAAAATCCATGGGGTTCAGAGGGGAGGCTTTGGCAAGTATGACTTATGTTGGCCATGTTACTGTGACAACAATAACAGAAGGCCAACTGCATGGCTACAG AGTGTCTTATAGGGATGGAGTAATGGAGAATGACCCGAAGCCCTGCGCTGCAGTTAAAGGAACTCAGGTCATG GTTGAAAATTTATTTTACAATATGGCAGCTCGTAGGAAAACATTGCAGAACTCCAATGATGACTACCCCAAGATAGTGGATTTCATCAGTCGGTTTGCAGTCCATCACATCAACGTGAACTTCTCTTGCAGAAAG CATGGAGCCAATAGAGCAGATGTTCATAGTGCAAGCACATCTTCAAGGCTAGATGCGATCAGGAATGTCTATGGGGTTTCTGTCGTCCGTGATCTGATGGAAATAGAGGTTTCAGATGAGAATGCTGTAGATGGAATATTCACGATGGATGGTTTCATCTCAAATGCAAATTATGTGGCAAAGAAGACTACCATGATTCTTTTCATAAATG ATAGGCTTGTAGATTGCACTTCTTTGAAAAGAGCTATTGAATTTGTGTATTCTGCAATATTACCTCAAGCATCCAAACCCTTCATATACATGTCCATCAATCTTCCACGAGAACACGTGGATGTCAATATACATCCGACCAAAAAAGAG GTTAGCCTCTTGAATCAAGAGCATATTATTGAAACTATTAAAGATGCTATTGAGGAAAAGCTGATGAATTCTAATACCACAAGGATATTCCAAACTCAG ACGGTAAACTCTTCCGCACTTGCTCAAGCTAACacacaaaaggaaaagggtACTGATGTCAGCACTGCTACTG GAGCAAAATCTCAAAAGATTCCTGTGAGCCAAATGGTCAGAACAGATCCACTAGATCCATCTGGAAGGTTGCACACTTATTGGCATGGGCAATCTTCAAATCTTGAAAAGAAATCTGACCTTGTTTCCGTAAG AAATGTTGTAAGATCAAGAAGAAATCCAAAAGATGCTGGTGATTTGTCCAGTCGTCATGAGCTTCTTACTGAAATAGATTCCAACTTACATCCTG GCCTTTTGGATATTGTTAAGAATTGCACATATGTTGGAGTTGCTGATGAAGTTTTTGCTTTGATACAACACAATACCCGCTTATACCTTGTGAATGTGATAAATGTCAG TAAAGAACTCATGTACCAGCAAGCTTTGTGCCGTTTTGGAAACTTCAATGCTATACAGCTCAGTGAACCAGCTCCGCTTCGGGAGTTGCTGACGATGGCACTGAAAGATGATGAATCGATGCGTGATGAAAATGATAAGGAGAAACTTGAAATTGCAGAA GTGAACACTGAGATACTGAAAGAAAATGCTGAGATGATTAATGAGTACTTCTCTATTCACATTGACCAAGGTGGCAACCTGACCAGACTTCCTGTTGTACTTGATCAGTACACCCCTGATATGGACCGCCTTCCAGAATTCATCTTGACTTTGGGAAATGAT GTTACATGGGACGTTGAGAAAGAGTGCTTCAGAACAGCAGCTGCTGCTATTGGAAACTTCTATGCACTTCATCCTCCCATCCTTCCAAATCCATCTGGCAATGGCATTCAGTtatacaagaaaaataaagatcaGATGGCAAGTGGCGAACATGCTGATAATGATCTAACAAGTACAG CACCTACagaagaagatgacgttgACCAAGAGCTGCTTGCGGAAGCAGAAGCAACATGGGCTCAACGCGAGTGGACCATTCAACATGTCTTGTTTCCGTCCATGCGACTTTTCCTCAAGCCCCCGAAGTCAATGGCAACAGATGGAACGTTTGTACAG GTTGCCTCTCTAGAGAAACTCTACAAGATTTTTGAAAGATGCTAG
- the LOC100845473 gene encoding DNA mismatch repair protein MLH1 isoform X2 yields MDVDDSAPRGGGEPPRIRRLEESVVNRIAAGEVIQRPSSAVKELVENSIDAGASTVSVAVKDGGLKLIQVSDDGHGIRFEDLPILCERHTTSKLSAYEDLQTIKSMGFRGEALASMTYVGHVTVTTITEGQLHGYRVSYRDGVMENDPKPCAAVKGTQVMVENLFYNMAARRKTLQNSNDDYPKIVDFISRFAVHHINVNFSCRKHGANRADVHSASTSSRLDAIRNVYGVSVVRDLMEIEVSDENAVDGIFTMDGFISNANYVAKKTTMILFINDRLVDCTSLKRAIEFVYSAILPQASKPFIYMSINLPREHVDVNIHPTKKEVSLLNQEHIIETIKDAIEEKLMNSNTTRIFQTQTVNSSALAQANTQKEKGTDVSTATGAKSQKIPVSQMVRTDPLDPSGRLHTYWHGQSSNLEKKSDLVSVRNVVRSRRNPKDAGDLSSRHELLTEIDSNLHPGLLDIVKNCTYVGVADEVFALIQHNTRLYLVNVINVSKELMYQQALCRFGNFNAIQLSEPAPLRELLTMALKDDESMRDENDKEKLEIAEVNTEILKENAEMINEYFSIHIDQGGNLTRLPVVLDQYTPDMDRLPEFILTLGNDVTWDVEKECFRTAAAAIGNFYALHPPILPNPSGNGIQLYKKNKDQMASGEHADNDLTSTEEDDVDQELLAEAEATWAQREWTIQHVLFPSMRLFLKPPKSMATDGTFVQVASLEKLYKIFERC; encoded by the exons ATGGACGTCGACGACTCGgcgccgcgcggcggcggggaaccGCCCCGCATCCGGCGGCTGGAGGAGTCGGTGGTGAACCGCATCGCGGCGGGGGAGGTGATCCAGCGGCCGTCGTCGGCGGTGAAGGAGCTCGTCGAGAACAGCATCGACGCCGGCGCCTCCAccgtctccgtcgccgtcAAGGACGGCGGCCTCAAGCTCATCCAGGTCTCCGACGACGGCCACGGCATCCGG TTTGAGGATTTGCCAATATTGTGTGAGAGGCATACTACCTCAAAGTTGTCTGCATATGAGGATCTACAGACAATAAAATCCATGGGGTTCAGAGGGGAGGCTTTGGCAAGTATGACTTATGTTGGCCATGTTACTGTGACAACAATAACAGAAGGCCAACTGCATGGCTACAG AGTGTCTTATAGGGATGGAGTAATGGAGAATGACCCGAAGCCCTGCGCTGCAGTTAAAGGAACTCAGGTCATG GTTGAAAATTTATTTTACAATATGGCAGCTCGTAGGAAAACATTGCAGAACTCCAATGATGACTACCCCAAGATAGTGGATTTCATCAGTCGGTTTGCAGTCCATCACATCAACGTGAACTTCTCTTGCAGAAAG CATGGAGCCAATAGAGCAGATGTTCATAGTGCAAGCACATCTTCAAGGCTAGATGCGATCAGGAATGTCTATGGGGTTTCTGTCGTCCGTGATCTGATGGAAATAGAGGTTTCAGATGAGAATGCTGTAGATGGAATATTCACGATGGATGGTTTCATCTCAAATGCAAATTATGTGGCAAAGAAGACTACCATGATTCTTTTCATAAATG ATAGGCTTGTAGATTGCACTTCTTTGAAAAGAGCTATTGAATTTGTGTATTCTGCAATATTACCTCAAGCATCCAAACCCTTCATATACATGTCCATCAATCTTCCACGAGAACACGTGGATGTCAATATACATCCGACCAAAAAAGAG GTTAGCCTCTTGAATCAAGAGCATATTATTGAAACTATTAAAGATGCTATTGAGGAAAAGCTGATGAATTCTAATACCACAAGGATATTCCAAACTCAG ACGGTAAACTCTTCCGCACTTGCTCAAGCTAACacacaaaaggaaaagggtACTGATGTCAGCACTGCTACTG GAGCAAAATCTCAAAAGATTCCTGTGAGCCAAATGGTCAGAACAGATCCACTAGATCCATCTGGAAGGTTGCACACTTATTGGCATGGGCAATCTTCAAATCTTGAAAAGAAATCTGACCTTGTTTCCGTAAG AAATGTTGTAAGATCAAGAAGAAATCCAAAAGATGCTGGTGATTTGTCCAGTCGTCATGAGCTTCTTACTGAAATAGATTCCAACTTACATCCTG GCCTTTTGGATATTGTTAAGAATTGCACATATGTTGGAGTTGCTGATGAAGTTTTTGCTTTGATACAACACAATACCCGCTTATACCTTGTGAATGTGATAAATGTCAG TAAAGAACTCATGTACCAGCAAGCTTTGTGCCGTTTTGGAAACTTCAATGCTATACAGCTCAGTGAACCAGCTCCGCTTCGGGAGTTGCTGACGATGGCACTGAAAGATGATGAATCGATGCGTGATGAAAATGATAAGGAGAAACTTGAAATTGCAGAA GTGAACACTGAGATACTGAAAGAAAATGCTGAGATGATTAATGAGTACTTCTCTATTCACATTGACCAAGGTGGCAACCTGACCAGACTTCCTGTTGTACTTGATCAGTACACCCCTGATATGGACCGCCTTCCAGAATTCATCTTGACTTTGGGAAATGAT GTTACATGGGACGTTGAGAAAGAGTGCTTCAGAACAGCAGCTGCTGCTATTGGAAACTTCTATGCACTTCATCCTCCCATCCTTCCAAATCCATCTGGCAATGGCATTCAGTtatacaagaaaaataaagatcaGATGGCAAGTGGCGAACATGCTGATAATGATCTAACAAGTACAG aagaagatgacgttgACCAAGAGCTGCTTGCGGAAGCAGAAGCAACATGGGCTCAACGCGAGTGGACCATTCAACATGTCTTGTTTCCGTCCATGCGACTTTTCCTCAAGCCCCCGAAGTCAATGGCAACAGATGGAACGTTTGTACAG GTTGCCTCTCTAGAGAAACTCTACAAGATTTTTGAAAGATGCTAG
- the LOC100845778 gene encoding serine/arginine-rich splicing factor SR45 isoform X2 — MAKPRRGRSGSRSSSGSSSRSASSGSGSSRSRSRSRSLSSSSSASRSRSPPAAKRSSPGARKGRSPSPPPKKGSPSRKGRSASPPPKKASPPRKASPAPESVVLHVDHLSRNVNEAHLKEIFGSFGEVVNVELSMDRIVNLPRGYGYIEFKKRADAEKALLYMDGGQIDGNVVKLRFTLTPRQKASSPIKPPPPPPKRDVPQNDKGAASAEKDAQPRPRESSPRRKPPSPPRKRSPPNRRVESPRRPSDPSPRRRADSPIRRRPDPSPVRRGDRRPGSPIRRRSPSPPRRHRSPMRRGRGSPSPRRRSPGPLRRSPGPPRRRSPPPRRLRSPPRRPPPPPPRRHSRSPPPRRPLHSRSRSISPRRGRGPPLRRGRSDSSYSGSPSPPRKGPRRVSRSRSPRR; from the exons ATGGCGAAGCCACGCCGCGGCCGCTCCGGCTCGCGGTCgtcctccggctcctcctcccgctccgcgtcctccggctccggctcgtcccgctcgcgctcgcgctcccgctccttgtcgtcgtcgtcctccgcctcccggAGCCGCTCCCCTCCCGCTGCCAAGCGCAG TTCACCTGGAGCACGGAAAGGTCGATCTCCTTCACCCCCTCCTAAAAAGGGTTCACCATCAAGGAAAGGACGCTCAGCATCGCCCCCACCTAAAAAAGCTTCACCTCCTAG gaAAGCATCTCCTGCTCCTGAGTCGGTTGTTCTACATGTTGATCATCTATCCAGGAATGTTAATGAGGCTCATTTGAAAGAAATATTTG GGAGTTTTGGTGAAGTGGTGAATGTGGAGCTATCAATGGACCGAATT GTTAACCTTCCTCGTGGATACGGATACATTGAGTTCAAGAAGAGGGCTGATGCTGAGAAGGCTCTTCTTTACATGGATGGT GGTCAAATTGATGGAAATGTTGTCAAGCTGAGATTCACACTGACACCACGCCAAAAGGCTTCTTCACCTATTAAgccacctccccctcctccaAAAAGAGATGTTCCTCAGAATGATAAAGGTGCTGCTAGTGCTGAAAAGGATGCTCAGCCGCGACCTAGGGAAT CATCTCCACGAAGGAAGCCACCTTCACCTCCTCGAAAACGGTCTCCTCCAAATCGAAGGGTTGAATCACCCAGGCGTCCATCAGATCCATCTCCAAGGCGTCGTGCTGATTCTCCAATTCGTCGCCGACCAGATCCTTCCCCTGTTAGGCGTGGTGATAGAAGGCCGGGATCTCCAATTAGAAGACGTTCTCCTTCACCACCTAGAAGGCATAGGTCACCAATGAG GAGGGGCCGTGGCAGTCCATCACCGCGCAGACGTTCTCCTGGGCCTCTTagacgctcccctgggccTCCTAGACGTCG atcaccacccccaagGAGGTTGAGGAGCCCTCCAAgaaggccaccaccaccacctccgcgtCGTCATAGTcgttcccctcctcctcgccgccctctTCACTCTCGCTCAAGATCAATTTCTCCTCGTAG GGGCCGAGGACCTCCATTGAGGCGTGGAAGGTCAGATTCATCCTATTCCGGGTCACCTAGTCCTCCAAGAAAG GGACCAAGAAGGGTATCGCGGAGTCGCAGCCCTAGAAGGTAG
- the LOC100845169 gene encoding lipid droplet-associated hydrolase isoform X3: protein MLNRPGIYNFLQDYENGRLFSLHDQIDHKVDFIEQELLHTEQSIILVGHSIGAYIGLEIFKRLQKKVKCFVGLYPFLTLNKNSMQQSAIGYIARSSLLSKGVSLFASFIGSLQASVRRSIVRRFLGSSWSAAAVDAGSSHLLQYHTMCNVLFMAKTEFLKTGLLPISPVYKSVPDHVSALQLHEELDWCFIRAEQDQIAFLFGDDDHWGPLAHLEEISKHAPGAALSVETEGHTHGYCCTEAGSFWVADYVADLIKTKC, encoded by the exons ATGTTGAATCGCCCAGGAATATACAACTTCCTTCAG GATTATGAGAATGGACGATTGTTTTCATTGCATGACCAAATTGATCACAAG GTTGATTTTATTGAGCAAGAACTTCTACATACTGAACAATCAATAATTTTG GTGGGTCATTCCATTGGTGCATACATAGGTTTGGAAATATTCAAAAGACTGCAGAAGAAG GTAAAATGTTTTGTAGGATTATATCCATTTTTGACATTGAACAAGAATTCGATGCAGCAATCAGCAATTGGATATATTGCAAG GTCATCTCTCCTTAGCAAAGGGGTTAGTTTGTTTGCATCTTTTATCGGCTCACTCCAAGCTTCAGTTAGAAGGAGCATTGTGAGAAGGTTCCTTGGATCTTCTTGGTCTGCAGCGGCCGTAGATGCTGGATCCAGCCACCTCTTGCAG TACCATACAATGTGTAATGTCCTTTTCATGGCAAAGACAGAGTTCCTAAAG ACTGGTCTTCTTCCTATTTCACCTGTGTACAAGTCAGTTCCTGATCATGTTAGTGCACTTCAGCTTCATGAGGAACTGGACTGGTGTTTCATCAGAGCAGAACAGGACCAAATTGCTTTTCTGTTTGGTGATGACGACCACTGGGGTCCATTGGCTCACTTGGAAGAG ATCTCAAAGCATGCTCCAGGTGCAGCCTTGTCGGTCGAAACAGAAGGTCACACGCACGGCTATTGTTGCACGGAGGCTGGATCCTTTTGGGTTGCTGACTACGTGGCAGACTTGATTAAAACCAAGTGCTGA